A region from the Acidimicrobiales bacterium genome encodes:
- a CDS encoding type II toxin-antitoxin system VapC family toxin, whose translation MAFYVDTSALVKLVVAEPETAAFRAWLDEPGREPVTCDLARTELMRVVRRAVPDRVLRAREVLDAVTLVRVTPAVFESAGRLDPAGLRSLDAIHLAAALDLGDDLDGLVTYDDRLAEAAVANGVAVLTPR comes from the coding sequence GTGGCCTTCTACGTCGACACGTCGGCGTTGGTCAAGCTGGTGGTCGCCGAGCCAGAGACGGCAGCATTCCGCGCATGGTTGGACGAACCGGGTCGAGAGCCGGTCACTTGCGACCTGGCGCGGACCGAACTGATGCGGGTCGTTCGCAGGGCTGTGCCGGACCGCGTGCTGCGGGCGCGTGAGGTGTTGGATGCGGTCACTCTGGTCCGTGTCACGCCGGCGGTCTTCGAGAGCGCGGGCAGGCTCGACCCTGCCGGGCTGCGGTCACTCGACGCCATTCATCTCGCTGCGGCGCTCGACCTCGGCGACGACCTCGACGGATTGGTCACTTACGACGACCGTCTGGCAGAAGCAGCGGTCGCGAACGGTGTCGCCGTACTGACACCACGGTGA
- a CDS encoding serine hydrolase, whose product MRQPGSGTRRRRIVARRTRIATRPHATGPCPILGEEAGFGLGFTPTTARRPFGTNPRSFGHFGTGGAVGFADPDAGVAFGYVMNDVIPRWQSTRNRTLIDTLYTVL is encoded by the coding sequence GTGCGGCAACCGGGCTCCGGGACGCGCCGTCGGCGCATAGTCGCCAGGCGAACCCGGATCGCCACCCGCCCCCACGCCACCGGACCGTGCCCGATCCTCGGTGAGGAGGCCGGGTTCGGGCTGGGGTTCACCCCCACGACCGCCCGCCGTCCCTTCGGAACCAACCCTCGCAGCTTCGGCCACTTCGGCACCGGTGGCGCCGTCGGCTTCGCCGACCCCGATGCCGGGGTGGCCTTCGGCTACGTGATGAACGACGTGATCCCCCGCTGGCAGAGCACCCGCAACCGAACCCTCATCGACACCCTCTACACCGTGCTCTGA
- a CDS encoding fumarylacetoacetate hydrolase family protein has protein sequence MSYSLANVEGRAALVADGRWFDLESVSGGEFGPDPMAALSEPDRLTMLSAELDRHEPNGSLDPERLGPPVPRPRNVYAVGLNYQAHADEGGMDVSANPLVFAKFPSCLAGPTTDIELRSDAVDYEGELVVVIGPGGKDIEPEDAWDHIVGLTVGQDISDRAVQFAAQPPHFDLGKSFDTFGPIGPTVVSPDSVDRERLRIVTEVNGEIRQDGTTDEMIFDIPMLVSYLSRVTTLSTGDLIFTGTPEGIGVAQGKFLVDGDILTTRIDGIGRLTNRCVRRSDHDVC, from the coding sequence GTGAGCTACTCCCTGGCCAATGTGGAAGGCCGAGCCGCACTGGTGGCCGACGGCCGGTGGTTCGACCTCGAGTCGGTGTCGGGCGGTGAGTTCGGCCCGGACCCCATGGCGGCGCTGTCCGAACCAGACCGCCTCACCATGCTCAGCGCTGAGCTGGACCGACACGAACCGAACGGCTCGCTCGACCCTGAACGTCTCGGCCCGCCGGTGCCCCGGCCGCGCAACGTGTACGCCGTCGGCCTCAACTACCAGGCCCACGCCGATGAGGGCGGCATGGATGTGTCCGCCAACCCTCTGGTCTTCGCGAAGTTCCCCTCGTGCCTGGCCGGCCCCACCACGGACATCGAGCTGCGCAGCGACGCCGTGGACTACGAGGGTGAGCTCGTGGTCGTGATCGGACCGGGCGGCAAGGACATCGAACCCGAGGACGCGTGGGATCACATCGTCGGGCTGACGGTCGGTCAGGACATCTCCGACCGAGCGGTGCAGTTCGCCGCCCAGCCGCCGCATTTCGACCTCGGCAAGTCGTTCGACACCTTCGGCCCGATCGGCCCGACAGTGGTCTCACCCGATTCAGTCGACCGTGAGCGGCTACGCATCGTCACTGAGGTGAACGGCGAGATCCGCCAGGACGGCACCACCGACGAGATGATCTTCGACATCCCCATGCTCGTGTCCTACCTGTCCAGGGTCACCACTCTGAGCACCGGCGACCTGATCTTCACCGGCACGCCCGAGGGCATCGGCGTCGCGCAGGGCAAGTTCCTCGTCGACGGCGACATCCTCACCACCCGCATCGATGGCATCGGGAGGCTCACCAACCGCTGCGTACGACGCAGCGACCACGATGTCTGCTGA
- a CDS encoding SDR family oxidoreductase yields MKGVTGRRVVVTGGASGIGLATVRFLQNEGAAVAIIDRDAEGAEAVGVPWVEADLADPNGWRAAVVQAAGELGGIDGLVNNAVSVVGGPASLAEQNLDDFSATLAMNGTSVLGATQAAADLMDGPGAVVNIASLQGTNASPGLYQYGAAKAAVIHLTKSLALELAPRQIRVNAVAPAMTLTPAVMRGVSAERRAASIAAIPLGYAGEPDDIAGTIGFLLSDLARFITGQLLIADGGLSLTTARPHRGELP; encoded by the coding sequence ATGAAGGGAGTCACAGGGCGCAGAGTTGTCGTGACCGGGGGAGCCTCGGGTATCGGACTGGCAACGGTGCGCTTCCTCCAGAACGAAGGTGCTGCCGTCGCGATCATCGATCGCGACGCAGAGGGGGCTGAGGCCGTGGGCGTGCCCTGGGTAGAAGCCGACCTGGCCGATCCGAATGGTTGGCGGGCCGCCGTCGTGCAGGCGGCCGGCGAGCTCGGTGGCATCGACGGGCTGGTGAACAACGCTGTTTCGGTCGTCGGGGGCCCGGCCTCCCTCGCCGAACAGAACCTCGACGATTTCTCGGCCACCCTGGCCATGAACGGCACCAGTGTGCTGGGTGCCACCCAGGCAGCAGCCGACCTGATGGACGGGCCCGGAGCCGTCGTCAACATCGCTTCACTTCAGGGCACGAACGCCTCACCGGGGCTCTATCAGTACGGCGCAGCGAAGGCGGCGGTGATCCATCTCACCAAGTCCCTGGCCCTCGAGCTCGCCCCACGCCAGATTCGGGTGAATGCCGTGGCTCCGGCGATGACCCTGACCCCGGCGGTGATGCGCGGGGTGAGCGCCGAGCGTCGCGCCGCGAGCATCGCGGCCATTCCGCTCGGCTACGCGGGCGAACCCGACGACATCGCCGGCACCATCGGCTTCCTCCTCAGCGACCTCGCCCGGTTCATCACCGGGCAGCTGCTCATCGCCGACGGGGGCCTCAGTCTCACCACCGCCCGCCCTCATCGAGGCGAGTTGCCGTAG